A genomic segment from Luteolibacter ambystomatis encodes:
- a CDS encoding agmatine deiminase family protein — protein sequence MTAADLGFSMPAEWTRQQAVWLSWPVDDPRHWGGSKRDLIWAKFAEIAAAISRHEPCRINAPAADHNAIRAACNRAKAVPEHIELFDHIHNDVWCRDHGPIFVKHRDTGELAITDWGFNAWGGKFPPYDLDDAIPRRIADTLGLRRFEGGMILEGGAIEINGRGQLLTTEAVLLNPNRNPHLSREQMEQKLRDTLGVSDILWLKQGIEGDDTDGHIDDLARFVNEKTIVACREKDRTSPNHPVLEDNWERLKSFGFDVVEIALPEACEVPGWRLPVLPASYVNFLIVNNGVLVPTFRQARNDDRALGLIRELFPDREVTGIDCLDLVEEGGTLHCISQQQPAAGL from the coding sequence GTGACCGCCGCCGACCTTGGATTCTCGATGCCCGCCGAATGGACCCGCCAGCAAGCCGTGTGGCTTTCCTGGCCCGTCGATGACCCGCGCCACTGGGGTGGCAGCAAGCGCGATCTGATCTGGGCGAAATTCGCGGAGATCGCCGCCGCCATTTCCCGCCATGAGCCGTGCCGGATCAATGCGCCCGCCGCCGATCACAACGCCATCCGGGCCGCCTGCAACCGCGCCAAGGCGGTGCCGGAACACATTGAACTCTTCGACCACATCCACAACGACGTGTGGTGCCGCGACCATGGCCCGATCTTCGTGAAGCACCGTGACACCGGCGAACTGGCCATCACCGATTGGGGTTTCAATGCGTGGGGCGGCAAGTTTCCGCCCTACGATCTGGACGATGCCATCCCGCGCCGGATCGCGGACACGCTCGGCCTGCGGCGCTTCGAAGGCGGAATGATCCTGGAGGGAGGTGCCATCGAAATCAACGGGCGCGGACAGCTCCTCACCACCGAGGCAGTCTTGCTCAACCCGAACCGCAACCCGCATCTGTCCCGCGAGCAGATGGAGCAGAAGCTCCGCGATACCCTCGGCGTGTCCGACATCCTCTGGCTGAAACAGGGTATCGAAGGCGATGATACCGACGGCCACATCGACGACCTCGCGCGCTTCGTGAACGAAAAGACCATCGTCGCCTGCCGCGAGAAGGACCGTACCTCGCCGAATCATCCGGTGCTGGAGGACAACTGGGAGCGGCTGAAGTCCTTCGGCTTCGACGTGGTGGAAATCGCCCTGCCGGAAGCCTGCGAAGTCCCCGGCTGGCGTCTGCCGGTGCTGCCGGCATCCTATGTGAATTTCCTGATCGTGAACAACGGCGTATTGGTCCCGACCTTCCGCCAGGCCCGTAACGATGACCGCGCGCTGGGACTGATCCGCGAGCTTTTCCCGGACCGGGAGGTGACAGGGATTGATTGCCTTGATCTGGTCGAGGAGGGAGGGACGCTGCACTGCATCTCGCAGCAGCAGCCCGCGGCAGGCCTCTAA
- the tilS gene encoding tRNA lysidine(34) synthetase TilS translates to MPYVPEIPWLKETPHAQKFLVGVSGGADSVALLHLLLNAGLRKLVVCHLNHGLRGQTASLDAGFVAELCAAHGLACEIDTEDVAALAESSGKSFETAGREARHRFFAACAKRHRCPRVLLAHHADDRAETVLWNLLRGSYGAKGMREHQTITVEGRELELIRPLLGVRRWELRRYLHELDLPWREDASNAEPITARNRLRHEAIPQLSLISGRDVVPSLWRAADAGEDQDEILGWALDKAKVLDPQGRLHVPAMRELPPALQRAAIFRFLHSNGIGDLDRELLKQAAALLEPENKSTCVNLPGGRHLRRRGGRMVVE, encoded by the coding sequence GTGCCCTACGTGCCGGAGATTCCATGGCTGAAAGAAACGCCGCACGCCCAGAAATTTCTGGTCGGCGTGTCCGGCGGCGCGGATTCCGTGGCACTGCTGCACCTGCTTCTCAACGCGGGCTTACGGAAGTTGGTCGTCTGCCATCTGAACCACGGCCTACGCGGCCAGACCGCGAGTCTCGATGCCGGATTTGTGGCCGAACTCTGTGCCGCCCATGGTCTCGCCTGTGAGATCGATACCGAGGATGTCGCCGCATTGGCGGAGTCCTCTGGCAAATCCTTCGAGACCGCCGGCCGCGAGGCGCGCCACCGCTTCTTCGCCGCCTGTGCGAAACGCCATCGCTGTCCGCGCGTGCTGCTCGCCCACCACGCCGACGATCGGGCCGAAACCGTGCTCTGGAATCTACTACGCGGATCGTACGGAGCGAAGGGCATGCGCGAGCACCAGACGATCACGGTGGAAGGCCGCGAGCTGGAGCTGATCCGACCGCTGCTCGGCGTCCGCCGCTGGGAACTCCGCCGCTATCTCCACGAACTCGATCTGCCGTGGCGCGAGGATGCCTCCAATGCCGAGCCGATCACCGCCCGCAACCGTCTGCGCCACGAGGCAATCCCCCAGCTTTCCCTCATCAGCGGCCGCGACGTGGTGCCCTCGCTCTGGCGCGCCGCGGATGCCGGCGAGGACCAGGATGAAATCCTCGGCTGGGCTCTGGACAAGGCCAAGGTCCTCGACCCCCAGGGCCGCCTGCATGTCCCTGCGATGCGCGAACTCCCGCCCGCCCTGCAACGCGCGGCCATCTTCCGTTTCCTCCATTCCAACGGCATCGGCGATCTCGACCGCGAGCTGCTCAAACAAGCCGCCGCCTTGCTCGAACCGGAAAACAAATCCACCTGCGTCAATCTCCCCGGCGGACGTCATCTGCGACGCCGCGGCGGCCGGATGGTGGTGGAATGA
- a CDS encoding DMT family protein: MPGLRTILLLCVSNVFMTFAWYGHLKELKSKPWWIAAFISWGVALFEYLFQVPANRIGSEVFTTAQLKIIQEVITLSLFVPFAVFFMKEKLTWNYAYAGLCLAGAVFFMFRK; the protein is encoded by the coding sequence ATGCCCGGCCTGCGAACGATCCTGCTGCTTTGCGTCTCGAACGTGTTTATGACCTTCGCGTGGTACGGCCACCTGAAGGAGCTGAAGAGCAAGCCGTGGTGGATCGCCGCGTTCATTTCATGGGGTGTGGCGCTCTTCGAATATCTCTTCCAAGTGCCCGCCAACCGCATCGGCTCCGAGGTCTTCACCACCGCACAGCTCAAGATCATCCAGGAAGTGATCACGCTGTCGCTGTTCGTGCCCTTCGCGGTCTTCTTCATGAAGGAGAAGCTGACATGGAACTACGCCTACGCCGGGCTGTGCCTGGCTGGCGCGGTGTTCTTCATGTTCCGGAAGTGA
- a CDS encoding metallophosphoesterase family protein, giving the protein MKRRGFLGSVTGGVVAGAAGLTRAAETDSPKAAAGTLVTTPAVHMAPRADGLEVVWAVSRLSRGWVEWKGADGATGKAHEDAFGFVPQGDRIVRVRVSGLKPGAKYQLRAVTESGDATPVREESPWKEFRSLDGKADSTKFVVWNDTHQNDETIKRLHEATPAADFLLWNGDTCNNWITEDLLVPTLLKPAGQDVSAGRPMFVVWGNHDVRGKWAFKMPELIATPSDRPFYAFRSGPVACICLHTGEDKPDDHPSFGGRVAFEPLRAQQAEWMKKVIEQPEFKNAPYRVVFCHIPLRWTQEKPKDYAGGGYDDYSGFSRDAWHDVLVKWKTQIVISGHTHRTAWIPGTKEFPYAQLVGGGPKPQAATFIEGSADKAGLKFVMKDLDGKVLQEAAFKALA; this is encoded by the coding sequence ATGAAACGACGTGGATTCCTTGGAAGTGTGACGGGTGGAGTGGTGGCCGGCGCGGCAGGTTTGACACGCGCGGCGGAGACGGATTCCCCCAAGGCGGCAGCCGGGACGCTGGTCACGACACCTGCTGTGCACATGGCCCCACGTGCCGATGGTCTGGAAGTGGTGTGGGCCGTCAGCCGTCTTTCGCGTGGTTGGGTGGAGTGGAAGGGGGCCGATGGCGCAACCGGCAAGGCTCATGAGGACGCATTCGGATTCGTGCCGCAGGGCGACCGCATCGTGCGTGTCCGCGTGTCCGGATTGAAGCCCGGCGCGAAGTATCAACTGCGTGCGGTGACCGAATCCGGTGATGCCACGCCGGTCCGTGAGGAAAGCCCGTGGAAGGAATTCCGATCGCTCGATGGCAAGGCGGACTCCACCAAATTCGTGGTGTGGAATGACACCCACCAGAATGATGAAACCATCAAGCGCCTGCATGAGGCCACTCCGGCCGCGGATTTCCTGCTGTGGAATGGCGATACCTGCAACAACTGGATCACGGAGGATCTTCTGGTGCCGACCCTGCTCAAGCCGGCGGGCCAGGACGTGAGCGCAGGCCGCCCGATGTTCGTCGTGTGGGGCAACCATGACGTTCGGGGCAAGTGGGCTTTCAAGATGCCGGAACTCATCGCTACGCCCAGTGACCGTCCGTTCTACGCCTTCCGTAGTGGTCCGGTGGCCTGCATCTGCCTGCATACGGGTGAGGACAAGCCCGATGATCATCCCAGCTTCGGCGGGCGCGTGGCCTTCGAGCCGCTGCGCGCACAACAGGCGGAGTGGATGAAGAAGGTGATCGAGCAACCCGAGTTCAAGAACGCTCCGTACCGCGTGGTGTTCTGCCACATCCCGCTGCGCTGGACGCAGGAGAAACCGAAGGACTACGCGGGCGGTGGATACGATGACTACAGCGGATTCAGCCGCGACGCCTGGCACGACGTGCTGGTGAAATGGAAGACGCAGATCGTGATCTCCGGCCACACCCACCGTACGGCGTGGATTCCGGGCACAAAGGAGTTCCCCTACGCGCAGCTGGTCGGCGGTGGCCCGAAGCCCCAGGCGGCGACATTCATCGAAGGCTCCGCTGACAAAGCCGGACTGAAGTTCGTGATGAAGGATTTGGATGGCAAGGTACTCCAGGAGGCGGCCTTCAAAGCTCTCGCGTGA
- a CDS encoding mitochondrial fission ELM1 family protein yields the protein MNDSLDIWQLADGKPGHENQSLGLIEAIGRRLAVTVHRIDLSGVKGPIARLKSAFRQTHGLGTPGLVVGAGHATHVAMIGLARRTGTPCVVLMKPSLPCGLFDLCLVPQHDLHGGIPGDNVVPTVGALNRVRHSEKPTRSGGLVLLGGPSSTHGWDSTVTLDAIGRITAANPGQSWALTDSRRTPEGVRDEIRARFPHIELFPHEETDRAWLPARLAGSAEVWVTEDSISMIYESLSSGARVGLLPVPRKKSGRVARGIDQLVEDGLATPFESWSRTGTLPPPARALREADRCAALILERWYPQAR from the coding sequence GTGAACGACTCCCTCGACATCTGGCAACTGGCCGACGGCAAGCCGGGCCACGAAAACCAATCGCTCGGCCTGATCGAGGCCATCGGCCGCCGCTTGGCCGTCACCGTGCATCGGATCGACCTGTCCGGGGTGAAAGGGCCCATTGCGCGGCTGAAGAGCGCCTTCCGCCAAACCCACGGCTTGGGAACACCCGGTCTGGTCGTGGGGGCCGGCCACGCCACCCACGTGGCCATGATCGGCTTGGCCCGCCGCACCGGCACGCCGTGTGTGGTGCTGATGAAACCGAGCCTGCCCTGTGGGCTTTTCGATCTCTGTCTGGTGCCGCAACATGACCTGCACGGCGGTATCCCCGGGGACAATGTCGTCCCCACCGTGGGCGCGCTGAATCGGGTGCGGCACAGCGAAAAGCCAACCCGTTCCGGCGGACTAGTCCTGCTCGGCGGCCCCTCGTCCACCCATGGCTGGGATTCCACCGTCACGCTGGATGCCATCGGCCGCATCACCGCCGCCAATCCCGGCCAAAGCTGGGCGCTCACCGATTCCCGCCGGACTCCGGAAGGCGTACGCGACGAGATCCGGGCACGTTTTCCACATATCGAACTCTTCCCTCATGAGGAAACCGACCGCGCCTGGTTGCCCGCGCGCCTCGCCGGTTCCGCGGAGGTGTGGGTGACCGAGGACAGCATTTCCATGATTTACGAATCCCTCAGCAGTGGCGCGCGCGTCGGCCTGCTGCCGGTGCCACGCAAGAAATCCGGCCGCGTCGCCCGCGGCATCGACCAACTGGTCGAGGATGGACTCGCGACCCCTTTTGAAAGCTGGAGCAGGACCGGCACCCTGCCGCCCCCGGCGCGAGCGCTTCGCGAAGCGGACCGTTGCGCCGCGCTGATCTTGGAACGATGGTATCCGCAGGCGAGATGA
- a CDS encoding glycosyltransferase family 4 protein — protein sequence MKVVQLLPELDSGGVERGTLELARHLATHGHESIVISGGGRMVDTLEYEGSRHLAWPIGRKRLTTLRMVPKLRKWLEEEKPDILHLRSRVPAWVAWLAWRKMDPQTRPRLVTTVHGFNSVNRWSEIMTCGERVICVSDSIRQFVIDHYPRARPDKLRVIHRGVDPVDYPHGWQPPEDWRKKFETDFPDTRGKKLVTLPGRITRLKGHEDFLKILGSLNDPQIHGVIAGGAHPRKQAYLAEIQALADASGLHRQVTFTGNRSDLKNILAISDVVLSLTSQPESFGRTTLEALSLGVPVAGYDHGGVGEQLEELFPAGKIPPRDTAKASSVVRSFLDHRPQVPASHPFTLQRMLDQTVGVYQELLATPRP from the coding sequence ATGAAGGTCGTCCAATTGTTACCGGAGCTGGACAGTGGTGGCGTCGAACGCGGCACGCTGGAACTGGCACGCCACCTCGCAACCCACGGGCACGAGTCGATCGTCATTTCCGGCGGCGGCCGGATGGTGGATACCCTCGAATACGAAGGCTCCCGGCACCTCGCGTGGCCGATCGGCCGCAAGCGCCTGACGACGCTGCGGATGGTGCCGAAGCTCCGCAAATGGCTGGAGGAAGAGAAGCCGGACATCCTGCACCTGCGCTCGCGCGTCCCCGCCTGGGTGGCATGGCTGGCTTGGCGGAAGATGGACCCGCAGACGCGGCCACGGCTGGTCACCACCGTGCATGGCTTCAATTCCGTGAACCGCTGGTCGGAGATCATGACCTGCGGCGAGCGTGTGATCTGTGTCTCGGACAGCATCCGCCAGTTCGTGATCGACCACTATCCGCGCGCCCGGCCGGACAAGCTGCGGGTGATCCATCGTGGTGTCGACCCGGTGGACTACCCGCACGGCTGGCAGCCGCCGGAGGACTGGCGGAAAAAGTTCGAGACGGATTTTCCCGATACCCGCGGCAAGAAGCTCGTCACCCTGCCCGGACGCATCACCCGGCTGAAGGGTCACGAGGATTTCCTGAAAATCCTCGGCTCGCTCAACGACCCTCAAATCCACGGCGTGATCGCCGGGGGGGCTCATCCCCGCAAACAGGCCTACCTCGCTGAAATCCAGGCGCTGGCGGATGCCTCCGGCCTGCACCGGCAGGTGACCTTCACCGGCAACCGCTCGGACCTGAAAAACATCCTCGCGATCTCGGACGTGGTGCTTTCCCTCACCAGCCAGCCGGAGTCCTTCGGGCGCACCACGCTGGAGGCGCTCTCGCTGGGCGTGCCGGTGGCCGGTTACGACCATGGCGGCGTGGGCGAGCAGCTTGAGGAGCTTTTCCCTGCAGGGAAAATTCCGCCGCGAGACACCGCCAAGGCCTCCTCGGTGGTCCGTAGCTTCCTTGATCACCGCCCGCAGGTTCCGGCTTCCCATCCGTTCACCTTGCAACGCATGCTGGACCAAACCGTCGGCGTGTATCAGGAACTCCTCGCCACCCCGCGCCCCTGA